In the genome of Segatella copri, one region contains:
- a CDS encoding oligosaccharide flippase family protein: MIKEKKDDSYSHILKYTGIFGGVQGLNILMSVVRNKLVAIILGPEGMGLISLFNSSIKLVSDSTNLGLSMSAVREVSEAYEHGDEERLNHIVSLVRLWSFLTALFGMLVCVIFSPFLNRFTFSWGDHTHHFVLLSPVVAMMAITGGELAILKGTRRLKSLAVISVYGVIGALITSIPLFYIWGESAIVPSIALVALLQMVLACCYSFRLFPAFFAMSFSRIKSLLGEGLGMVRLGVAFILAGILGSGAEFAVRSYLSYTSGLDMVGFYNTGFMMTMTYAGMVFQAMETDYFPRLSAIEGTGSELNSVVNRQIEVSLLLVSPLLSVFILASPLILHVLFSAKFLPVVGMMKIALMAMYFRAITLPIEYITLSKGDSRSYLFLEALYDVLLIALVILGFSLWSLEGTGIALFLLGIINLVVVLCFMRYRYHYRPSRQVLVYFAVQMLLGIFTYWASCLENPVMSWGIGGLACLVSLAFSLKVLHSKTKLWNSLVLKVKSKLKKK, from the coding sequence ATGATAAAAGAAAAGAAAGACGATAGTTATTCACATATTCTAAAATATACAGGCATCTTCGGAGGAGTGCAGGGATTGAATATCCTCATGAGCGTGGTGCGCAACAAACTGGTGGCCATCATACTCGGTCCTGAAGGTATGGGATTGATTTCTCTTTTCAATTCCAGCATCAAACTGGTGTCTGATTCTACTAACCTGGGGCTTAGCATGAGTGCTGTGCGCGAGGTATCGGAGGCTTACGAACATGGGGATGAGGAAAGACTCAACCACATCGTAAGTCTGGTACGACTGTGGAGTTTTCTCACGGCGCTCTTCGGTATGCTGGTCTGCGTTATCTTCAGTCCATTTCTCAACCGCTTTACCTTTTCCTGGGGCGATCATACACATCATTTTGTCCTGCTTTCTCCGGTGGTTGCCATGATGGCGATAACCGGAGGCGAATTGGCTATTCTCAAAGGAACCCGTCGTCTGAAATCGCTGGCTGTGATTTCAGTGTATGGTGTGATAGGAGCACTGATTACCTCCATTCCGCTGTTCTATATCTGGGGCGAATCGGCCATCGTGCCTTCCATTGCCTTGGTGGCTCTGTTGCAGATGGTGCTAGCGTGCTGCTATTCGTTCCGCCTCTTTCCAGCCTTCTTCGCCATGTCGTTTTCGCGCATCAAGTCGCTTCTGGGCGAGGGTCTCGGCATGGTTCGCTTGGGCGTTGCCTTCATCCTGGCAGGAATCCTGGGTAGTGGGGCTGAGTTTGCCGTACGTTCCTATCTGAGCTACACCAGCGGACTGGATATGGTGGGCTTTTACAATACGGGATTTATGATGACCATGACTTATGCCGGAATGGTTTTCCAGGCGATGGAGACAGATTATTTTCCTCGTCTTTCGGCTATTGAAGGCACAGGCTCAGAACTTAATTCTGTGGTAAACAGGCAGATAGAGGTTTCATTACTGCTGGTTTCTCCGTTGCTTTCCGTCTTTATTCTAGCGAGTCCCCTGATTCTTCATGTGCTTTTCAGTGCCAAGTTCCTGCCTGTGGTAGGAATGATGAAGATAGCGCTGATGGCGATGTATTTCCGTGCCATCACCCTTCCGATAGAATACATTACGCTTTCGAAAGGCGATTCAAGATCCTATCTCTTCCTGGAGGCGCTGTACGATGTTCTGCTCATTGCCCTGGTTATTCTAGGTTTCAGTCTCTGGTCTCTTGAGGGTACGGGTATTGCCCTGTTTTTACTCGGCATCATCAATCTCGTGGTAGTACTGTGCTTCATGCGTTACCGCTATCATTATCGCCCATCCCGCCAGGTATTAGTTTACTTCGCAGTTCAGATGCTTCTTGGCATTTTCACCTATTGGGCATCTTGCCTTGAAAATCCGGTAATGAGCTGGGGTATCGGCGGCTTGGCTTGTCTGGTCAGTCTTGCCTTCTCTCTGAAGGTTCTGCATTCCAAGACCAAGCTCTGGAATAGTCTAGTGCTCAAGGTAAAGAGCAAATTGAAGAAAAAGTAA
- the uvrB gene encoding excinuclease ABC subunit UvrB, protein MDFKITSQYKPTGDQPQAIRQLTEGIQQGEPAQVLLGVTGSGKTFTVANVIANVGKPTLILSHNKTLAAQLYQEMKGFFPENAVEYYVSYYDYYQPEAYLPTTDTYIEKDLAINDEIDKLRLGAVSALLSGRKDVIVVSSVSCIYGMGGPVAMQENIIKIQKGQRIDRNEFLRKLVDALYVRNDIDLQRGNFRVKGETVDIYMAYSDNVLRVTWWDDEIDGIEEVDSLTYHRLASFDIYEIYPANLFVTTKEQQESAIRMIQDDLLKQEDYFKSIGDGIKAQRIKERVEYDMEMIKELGHCSGIENYSRYFDGRHPGERPYCLLDFFPKDFLLVVDESHVSIPQIGAMYGGDRARKQNLVEYGFRLPAAFDNRPLKFEEFHSLIHQAIYVSATPADYELREAEGVVVEQLIRPTGLLDPEIEVRPSENQIDDLLDEILTRTHRNERVLITTLTKRMAEELTEFLLNHNVKAAYIHSDVATLDRVKIMNDLRAGIYDVLVGVNLLREGLDLPEVSLVAILDADKEGFLRSHRSLTQTAGRAARNVNGKVIMYADKITDSMQKTIDETARRRSIQLQYNADHGITPKQIQKAITSALPMGKEEEAASGAAAIKSIRGAQGVTGVKGAEGSKQRVYIEPDSATMVADPIVRSMSREELEKSIANTTALMKQAAKDLDFMQAAQYRDEIIRLQKELDEKV, encoded by the coding sequence ATGGATTTCAAGATTACTTCGCAATATAAGCCTACGGGCGATCAGCCGCAGGCCATCAGACAGCTCACCGAAGGCATTCAGCAGGGGGAACCGGCACAGGTACTCCTAGGCGTTACCGGTTCGGGTAAAACCTTCACCGTGGCCAACGTCATCGCCAACGTGGGAAAGCCTACGCTGATATTGAGTCACAACAAGACGCTCGCCGCACAGCTCTATCAGGAGATGAAGGGATTCTTCCCCGAGAACGCTGTGGAATATTACGTCTCCTACTACGACTACTATCAGCCGGAGGCCTATCTGCCTACCACCGATACCTACATCGAGAAAGACCTCGCCATCAACGACGAGATAGATAAGCTGCGTCTCGGTGCCGTCTCGGCTCTGCTCTCGGGCAGAAAGGATGTCATCGTGGTTTCTTCCGTTTCGTGCATCTACGGTATGGGCGGACCGGTGGCGATGCAGGAGAACATCATCAAGATTCAGAAGGGGCAGCGGATAGATAGAAACGAGTTCCTCAGAAAACTGGTGGATGCGCTCTACGTGAGAAACGACATCGACCTGCAGCGTGGCAACTTCCGAGTGAAAGGCGAAACCGTAGACATCTACATGGCTTACAGCGACAACGTGCTGCGCGTTACCTGGTGGGATGATGAGATTGACGGCATTGAGGAGGTGGATTCCCTCACCTACCACCGCCTCGCCTCGTTCGATATCTACGAGATTTATCCTGCCAACCTCTTCGTCACCACGAAGGAGCAGCAGGAAAGTGCCATCCGCATGATTCAGGACGACCTGTTGAAACAGGAGGATTATTTCAAGAGCATAGGCGATGGAATCAAGGCGCAGCGCATCAAGGAGCGTGTGGAGTACGATATGGAGATGATCAAGGAACTGGGCCACTGCTCGGGCATTGAGAACTATTCCCGATATTTCGACGGCAGACATCCGGGAGAACGCCCTTACTGTCTGCTCGACTTTTTCCCGAAGGATTTTCTCCTGGTGGTAGACGAGAGTCACGTGAGCATTCCGCAGATTGGAGCGATGTACGGCGGAGACAGGGCGAGAAAGCAGAACCTGGTGGAATATGGTTTCCGATTGCCAGCCGCCTTCGACAACCGTCCGCTGAAGTTCGAGGAGTTCCACAGTCTGATTCACCAGGCCATCTACGTAAGTGCTACCCCAGCCGATTACGAGCTGAGAGAGGCGGAAGGCGTAGTGGTGGAACAGCTCATCCGTCCTACGGGATTGCTGGATCCGGAGATTGAGGTGCGTCCGAGCGAGAATCAGATTGATGATTTGCTCGACGAGATTCTTACCCGAACCCATAGAAACGAGCGTGTGCTCATCACCACCCTGACCAAGCGAATGGCGGAGGAGCTGACCGAGTTCCTGCTGAACCATAACGTGAAGGCGGCGTATATTCACAGCGATGTGGCTACGCTCGACCGAGTGAAGATTATGAACGATTTGCGAGCTGGCATATATGATGTGCTGGTGGGAGTCAACCTGCTTCGTGAGGGTCTCGACCTGCCTGAGGTTTCGCTGGTAGCCATTCTTGATGCTGATAAGGAAGGATTCCTGCGCAGTCACCGTTCGTTGACCCAGACAGCCGGTCGTGCCGCCCGAAACGTGAACGGAAAGGTGATTATGTATGCGGATAAGATTACGGACAGCATGCAGAAAACCATCGACGAGACGGCTCGCCGAAGAAGCATCCAGTTGCAATACAATGCCGACCATGGAATTACGCCGAAGCAGATTCAGAAGGCCATCACCTCTGCCCTGCCTATGGGTAAGGAGGAGGAAGCTGCTTCCGGAGCAGCTGCTATCAAGAGCATCAGGGGTGCTCAAGGCGTTACTGGCGTCAAGGGAGCCGAAGGTTCTAAGCAGCGTGTTTACATCGAGCCGGATAGTGCCACGATGGTTGCCGACCCTATTGTCCGCAGCATGAGCAGGGAGGAATTGGAGAAGAGCATCGCCAACACCACCGCTCTGATGAAGCAAGCCGCCAAGGATCTCGACTTCATGCAGGCTGCGCAGTATCGTGATGAAATCATACGATTGCAGAAGGAACTGGATGAGAAAGTGTAA
- a CDS encoding DNA-directed RNA polymerase subunit omega, with translation MDYKKSKAPVNTVTRNIMDLCDDTHNIYKSVAIIAKRANQISLEIKQDLSKKLAEFASYNDSLEEVFENREQIEISRFYEKLPKPTLIATEEFIEKSIYWRDPSMPVHNQEEPAF, from the coding sequence ATGGATTACAAGAAATCAAAAGCACCAGTTAACACAGTTACCCGTAACATCATGGACCTCTGTGATGATACGCATAACATTTACAAGAGTGTTGCCATCATCGCCAAGCGAGCTAACCAGATTTCGCTGGAGATTAAGCAGGACTTGAGCAAGAAACTCGCTGAGTTCGCTTCTTACAACGACTCATTGGAGGAGGTATTCGAGAACCGTGAGCAGATTGAAATCTCTCGTTTCTATGAGAAGTTGCCAAAGCCAACTTTGATTGCTACAGAGGAGTTCATCGAGAAGAGCATCTACTGGCGTGATCCTAGCATGCCTGTTCACAACCAGGAGGAGCCTGCTTTCTAA
- a CDS encoding 30S ribosomal protein S16 produces the protein MATKIRLQRGGRKSYAFYSIVIADVRAPRDGKFTEKIGTFNPNTNPATVDLNFERALYWVETGAQPTDTVRNILKGEGVYLMKHLKGGVKKGAFDDAEAQKRFDAWKNGKDAKASAVREGDAKAKKEAAAKELEAEKKMNEAIAKKVAEKKAAAAAAAAEAAAETEATEEAPAEA, from the coding sequence ATGGCAACAAAGATCAGATTGCAGCGCGGCGGTCGTAAAAGCTATGCTTTCTATAGCATCGTTATCGCTGACGTTAGAGCACCACGTGATGGTAAATTTACTGAGAAGATTGGTACATTCAATCCAAACACCAATCCAGCTACTGTAGATTTGAATTTCGAGCGCGCACTCTACTGGGTAGAGACAGGTGCACAGCCAACAGACACAGTTCGCAACATCCTCAAGGGCGAGGGCGTTTACTTGATGAAGCACCTCAAGGGTGGCGTTAAGAAGGGCGCATTCGACGATGCTGAGGCTCAGAAGCGTTTCGACGCTTGGAAGAATGGCAAGGACGCTAAGGCTTCTGCTGTTCGCGAGGGCGACGCTAAGGCTAAGAAGGAAGCTGCTGCTAAGGAGCTCGAGGCTGAGAAGAAGATGAACGAGGCAATCGCTAAGAAGGTAGCTGAGAAGAAGGCTGCTGCTGCCGCTGCTGCTGCAGAGGCTGCTGCTGAGACAGAGGCTACAGAGGAGGCTCCAGCTGAGGCTTAA
- a CDS encoding IMPACT family protein, with the protein MIDEFKTISDTVGEGYYTEKRSKFLAFAHHVTTVDEVKEIVAGYRKKYYDARHCCYAYMLGPERTEFRANDDGEPSSTAGKPILGQITKAELTDILIVVIRYFGGVKLGTSGLIVAYREAAIDALAHCEEVTQQVEEIVTYDFTYPMMNDVMRIVKEMNPRIVDQTFDNTCTIKLSIRKSEAEQLRTRLKKLSFE; encoded by the coding sequence ATGATTGACGAATTCAAGACCATATCAGATACAGTAGGCGAGGGATATTACACCGAGAAAAGGAGTAAGTTTCTCGCCTTTGCTCACCACGTTACTACAGTTGACGAGGTGAAGGAGATTGTTGCCGGGTACCGTAAGAAATATTACGATGCCCGACATTGTTGTTATGCTTATATGCTGGGGCCCGAGCGCACCGAATTCCGTGCCAATGATGACGGCGAGCCTTCTTCTACAGCGGGCAAGCCTATTCTGGGCCAGATTACGAAAGCCGAATTAACGGATATTCTTATCGTGGTAATCCGTTATTTCGGCGGAGTGAAACTGGGTACCAGCGGTTTGATTGTAGCTTATCGTGAAGCTGCGATAGACGCCCTGGCGCATTGCGAGGAGGTGACGCAGCAGGTGGAGGAAATCGTTACCTACGATTTCACCTATCCGATGATGAATGATGTGATGAGGATAGTGAAAGAGATGAATCCCCGCATCGTGGACCAGACGTTTGATAATACGTGCACCATCAAGCTTTCGATAAGGAAGAGCGAGGCTGAGCAGTTGCGCACCCGCCTGAAAAAGCTTTCCTTTGAATAA
- a CDS encoding DUF1015 domain-containing protein: MAIVKPFKGIRPPKDLVEQVESRPYDVLDSEEARTEAGNNEKSLYHIIKPEINFEPGTSEYDPRVYESAAENFKKFQENGWLKQDDKEQYYIYAQTMNGKTQYGLVVGAYVNDYMTGVIKKHELTRRDKEEDRMKHVRVCNANIEPVFFAYPDNAVLNEILMRYAATEPEYDFIAPIDGFRHQFWIVSDDKDIATITAEFAKMPSLYIADGHHRSAAAALVGAEKAKQNPNHTGKEEYNYFMAVCFQASQLTILDYNRVVKDLNGLTSEEFLDALTKNFEVIEIDAINVNVSGDEEGIPCYEKFDIDAAIEQFGLDILKPAALHSFLVYLDGKWYGLFAKPGTYDDEDPIGVLDVDISSRLILDDILGIKDLRSDKRIDFVGGLRGLGELKRRVDSGEMKMALALHPITMQQIMDIADSGKIMPPKATWFEPKLRSGLIIHKLD, from the coding sequence ATGGCTATAGTTAAACCATTTAAGGGCATTCGTCCCCCAAAAGATTTAGTAGAGCAAGTTGAGTCTCGTCCATACGATGTCCTTGATTCTGAGGAAGCTCGCACCGAGGCTGGCAACAACGAGAAAAGCCTTTATCATATTATTAAACCTGAAATCAACTTCGAGCCGGGTACTTCTGAATATGATCCTCGCGTTTACGAAAGCGCTGCAGAGAACTTCAAGAAGTTCCAGGAAAACGGCTGGTTGAAGCAGGATGATAAGGAACAGTATTACATCTATGCACAGACCATGAACGGCAAGACCCAATATGGTTTGGTGGTAGGTGCCTACGTGAATGATTACATGACGGGCGTCATCAAGAAACATGAGCTCACCCGCCGTGACAAGGAAGAGGACCGCATGAAGCACGTTCGTGTCTGCAACGCCAACATCGAACCAGTCTTCTTTGCTTATCCTGATAACGCCGTGCTCAATGAAATTCTGATGCGCTATGCGGCAACAGAACCTGAGTATGATTTCATCGCCCCAATCGATGGCTTCCGCCACCAGTTCTGGATTGTCAGCGACGATAAGGACATCGCTACCATCACGGCTGAATTTGCCAAGATGCCTAGCCTCTACATCGCCGACGGCCATCACCGCTCGGCTGCTGCTGCCCTGGTGGGCGCTGAGAAGGCGAAGCAGAATCCTAATCATACCGGCAAGGAGGAGTACAATTATTTCATGGCTGTATGCTTCCAGGCAAGCCAGTTGACCATCCTCGATTACAACCGCGTGGTGAAGGATTTGAATGGCTTGACTTCAGAAGAGTTCCTCGATGCATTGACCAAGAACTTCGAGGTAATAGAGATTGATGCGATTAATGTAAACGTATCTGGCGATGAGGAGGGAATCCCTTGCTACGAGAAGTTTGACATTGATGCAGCTATCGAGCAGTTTGGCTTGGATATTCTGAAGCCAGCCGCGCTGCATTCATTCCTCGTTTATCTGGACGGCAAGTGGTACGGTTTGTTTGCCAAGCCGGGAACATACGATGATGAGGATCCAATCGGCGTGCTCGATGTAGATATTTCTTCCCGTCTGATTCTCGACGACATTCTGGGCATCAAGGACTTGCGTTCAGACAAGCGCATCGACTTCGTGGGCGGTCTTCGTGGACTCGGCGAGTTGAAGCGCCGTGTGGATAGTGGTGAGATGAAGATGGCGCTGGCCCTTCATCCAATCACCATGCAGCAGATTATGGACATTGCAGACAGTGGCAAGATTATGCCGCCAAAGGCAACCTGGTTTGAGCCTAAGTTGCGTAGCGGATTGATTATTCACAAGCTTGATTAA
- a CDS encoding outer membrane protein assembly factor BamD, with protein MKKSVIIAACAALLMTGCANEYNQVYKAATPSYKYEYAKQCFAQGKYSRAIPLLQDVVTMKKGSTEGEECLYMLAMAEYGLKDYETASEYFKKYYSSYPKGLYAENAKYFVGESLFQNAPEPRLDQSTTYTAISAFQEYLDLFPDARFKAQATERLYALQDLLVEKEYKSASLYFGMGTYFGNCTEGGNNYEACIVTAQNALKDYPYSNKREEFATLIMKSKYELAKMSVESKQLERYQDAEDECYGFINEYPDSKERATAEKYIEKCKEFEKAHPEDTLEKLAGQN; from the coding sequence ATGAAGAAATCAGTAATAATTGCAGCTTGCGCAGCACTTCTCATGACGGGTTGTGCGAACGAATATAACCAGGTGTACAAGGCAGCAACACCATCGTATAAGTACGAGTATGCCAAGCAATGTTTTGCTCAGGGCAAGTACTCTCGTGCTATTCCTCTCCTGCAGGATGTAGTGACCATGAAGAAGGGTTCTACCGAGGGCGAGGAGTGTCTCTATATGCTGGCGATGGCTGAATATGGTTTGAAGGACTACGAAACAGCCTCTGAGTATTTCAAGAAGTATTATTCTTCTTATCCTAAGGGACTGTATGCTGAGAACGCGAAGTACTTCGTGGGCGAGAGCCTCTTCCAGAATGCTCCGGAGCCACGTCTCGACCAGAGTACCACCTATACGGCCATCTCTGCATTCCAGGAGTATCTCGACCTCTTCCCTGATGCCCGCTTCAAGGCTCAGGCTACCGAGCGCCTCTATGCCTTGCAGGATCTGCTGGTAGAGAAGGAGTACAAGAGTGCCAGCCTCTACTTCGGTATGGGAACCTACTTTGGCAACTGCACCGAGGGCGGCAACAACTACGAGGCGTGCATCGTTACGGCGCAGAACGCCCTGAAGGATTATCCTTACAGCAACAAGCGCGAGGAGTTTGCTACCCTCATCATGAAGAGCAAGTACGAGCTTGCCAAGATGAGTGTGGAGAGCAAGCAGCTGGAGCGTTACCAGGATGCAGAGGATGAGTGCTACGGCTTCATCAACGAGTATCCGGATTCAAAGGAACGTGCCACTGCCGAGAAATACATCGAGAAATGCAAGGAATTCGAGAAGGCTCATCCGGAAGATACCCTCGAAAAACTGGCAGGACAGAATTAA
- a CDS encoding glycosyltransferase family 2 protein, with protein MVKVSILMAVYNTAEYLPQCLDSLLDQTMGDFQVICVDDASTDDSLKVLESYAHGDSRIEVISLAENHGQAFARNQGLMRAQGTYTCFLDSDDWLGKDALQQIVSAFEQDETIDSVLFRCRYYYSEDRIEEYPMPAFEKKEKKDKEAAASVDGQPVALSGEQAFELSLTWKIHGVYAVKTSIHLQYPYDDSSRSYSDDNTTRLHYLASRKVVSCGGAYFYRQHAASVTHQISSRRFDYLKANATMMAELRRLKVSSHLLKVYENERWKNVVGIYLFYWQHAHELADADRREGLHIIRNTWKSIDFRMIFPENKNKLGFLPCRSSLLPEGICWRLFRLQANLYFLLKRISGKI; from the coding sequence ATGGTTAAGGTTTCAATCTTAATGGCGGTTTACAATACTGCCGAGTATTTGCCTCAGTGTCTGGATTCCTTATTGGATCAGACCATGGGCGACTTTCAGGTGATTTGTGTGGATGATGCATCTACCGATGATTCTCTGAAGGTTTTGGAATCTTATGCACATGGAGATTCCCGCATCGAAGTAATTTCTCTTGCCGAGAATCATGGTCAGGCATTTGCCCGCAACCAGGGATTAATGCGAGCCCAGGGAACATATACCTGTTTTCTGGATAGTGATGACTGGTTGGGAAAAGATGCCCTGCAGCAGATTGTTTCAGCCTTTGAGCAGGATGAAACAATAGATAGTGTTCTTTTCAGATGCAGATATTATTATTCTGAGGATAGGATAGAGGAGTATCCGATGCCGGCTTTTGAGAAGAAGGAGAAGAAGGATAAGGAGGCGGCAGCTTCAGTTGATGGTCAACCGGTTGCCTTATCGGGCGAACAGGCTTTTGAACTGAGTCTAACCTGGAAGATTCATGGTGTTTATGCTGTGAAGACATCCATCCATCTGCAATATCCTTACGATGATTCGTCCCGCTCATACAGCGATGATAATACCACCCGTCTTCACTATCTTGCTTCGCGCAAGGTGGTGTCATGTGGCGGAGCGTATTTCTATCGCCAGCATGCTGCTTCTGTAACTCATCAGATTTCATCTCGCCGTTTCGATTATCTGAAGGCGAACGCCACTATGATGGCAGAGTTGCGCAGGTTGAAGGTTTCTTCTCATCTGCTGAAAGTTTACGAGAACGAACGCTGGAAGAATGTGGTAGGCATTTACCTCTTTTATTGGCAGCATGCGCATGAGTTGGCGGATGCAGATAGGAGAGAAGGACTTCATATCATCCGCAATACCTGGAAATCAATCGATTTCAGGATGATATTTCCGGAAAATAAGAACAAGTTGGGTTTTCTACCCTGCAGAAGTTCTTTGCTTCCCGAAGGAATCTGCTGGCGCCTCTTCCGTCTTCAGGCGAATCTCTATTTCTTATTGAAGAGGATTTCGGGAAAAATATAA
- a CDS encoding DUF4293 domain-containing protein translates to MIQRKQSLFLILAVIAYAVCLFLPIASVSASGMGADSLVYNLGVVNGDSGISVSSTCLPLFLLLAVSAVISLATVFLFKNRKLQMNLCSIASLFTGLWYVDYLLMVFSIIPIPEVEGATNFQFAACLPLVALILVLMARKGVSDDEKLVRAADRIR, encoded by the coding sequence ATGATACAGCGTAAACAGAGCTTGTTCTTGATTCTGGCTGTCATTGCCTATGCAGTTTGTCTGTTTCTTCCCATCGCCAGTGTAAGCGCTTCTGGCATGGGGGCAGACAGTCTGGTTTACAACCTGGGCGTAGTGAATGGCGACAGTGGCATCAGTGTTTCATCCACCTGCCTGCCATTGTTTCTTCTGCTCGCCGTATCGGCAGTGATTTCGCTGGCTACGGTATTCCTCTTCAAGAACCGCAAGCTGCAGATGAACCTGTGTTCCATCGCCTCCCTGTTTACAGGACTCTGGTATGTTGACTATCTTCTGATGGTATTCAGCATCATTCCGATTCCTGAGGTAGAGGGCGCCACGAACTTCCAGTTTGCTGCCTGCCTTCCACTCGTAGCCCTCATTCTCGTGCTGATGGCACGCAAGGGCGTGAGTGACGACGAGAAGCTGGTAAGAGCAGCCGACCGAATCAGATAA